The Thermanaeromonas sp. C210 region TCTCCAGCCGGCGGTAATAAAGCCAAAACCCGTTGTGCTCCCAATGGAGAATCTTCAGTTTGTCCCTCTTACGGTTGCAAAAGACAAAGAGGCAGGAAGAGAAGGGGTCCAGCTCGAAGCCTTCCTTACCCTCAGGCAGCCCTGACGATGAGCTTTAATTACATCACCAGCAAAGACCCCGGTGATAGCGTACTGACGATTGAGGCTGACATTGA contains the following coding sequences:
- the tnpB gene encoding IS66 family insertion sequence element accessory protein TnpB (TnpB, as the term is used for proteins encoded by IS66 family insertion elements, is considered an accessory protein, since TnpC, encoded by a neighboring gene, is a DDE family transposase.) produces the protein MPEGKEGFELDPFSSCLFVFCNRKRDKLKILHWEHNGFWLYYRRLE